In Bacteriovorax sp. PP10, the genomic window AAAAAAGAATGAAAGAACGAGAAATAGTTATGTGCTTACTCGAAAAGCATGAGATGATAAAAAGAAAAAGATGCGGATTGGAATACGGTAGATGAAGAGGAAGTTTTTTTGTGAACACTACAAGGTACTGTGCTCCGTATGTGGGATACTTTCGATTGGAATAATGATTAAGAGGTTATGATGAAAACACTTATGATAATTTGTACTCTGCTTTTTTCTTTAAAAGTATTCGCTTTAGATTCATTTGGTTCAAAAGATTCAATAAAGTTGTTTGCATCTGGCAAGGCCACCTTAGAGAAAGAGATTAGTGTTTTTGATAATCCTGATACTATTGGAGCACCTAAATATATTATTAATGAAAGTGGGTTGATAATAAATAGAAAGATAATTCTATACGATCAAATTTTAAAATGTGAGTTAAGTAATAATTTAAATAAATGTTCTGATGAAAAAATTCCAGATTTTGTAAAAGCACATTATCACGTTGTATCTCTAGCTGTTGAAGGTAATGATAATAATATTTTGAAAGTAGTTGAGAATGATAAAAATTATTATTTGAAAATGTCGGAAAAGGATTTTAAGTTTTCTCAGTGGCCGGATGGTAGTTCTTGGAAGGTCTTTTCAAAAACAGAGGCATTTACTGAATTTAGTAAAATTATGGAAAAAGATCAAAGTTTAAGAGATTTTTTTGCAGGAATTAAAAAATGTGTAAAGGAGAAAAGTATTCCTTGTCTTATTAAATATACTAAATTAGAAAAAAATATTCAGCAAATGTTTAAGTATCGTGAGATTGCTGAGGACCCTAAACTATGCAAAGAATTTTTAGCATATGATGGACTGAATTCATGGGAAGACATGGAAGAAATGACCAAGAAATATAAAATTAAAGATTCTCCAATCGTCTGGAATTTATTAGATGATTTATTAGCATTCGATAAGAATAAAATATCAATTGTGTTAAGAACTGAAAAATTTAAAAGTGCCGAGATGATAGATTTAAGTAGCAATATAGACAGTAAGCTAGCTTGTGAGAATACAACTAATTTGACGATGGAAATTACAAAAATGGAAAATGGAAACAATACTAAAGAGTGGAAAATTACATTTGTTAAAACTTACTCAAGAGATACTATTTAAAATTTCTAATGTCTTGATTTGTAATTTTGATATACTTGATTAAAGAATGTAAGTGCAGTTCAAAATACTCATCAAAACTTTTCGAAGTTTTTTCCGCCCAAATCCTTCTCGTCGGCACTGACAACCTTCTGACAACCAAATCCTCAAACGTCTTCGGCATCTCAGTCTTACAAATCTGAATCAAATCCTCTTCAGTCGGAAGCTTCCACTCAAACGGCGCAACCACAGAAGGTCTACGAAGTGGCGTCTCAGTCTTATCACGATTAAAACTCAACCCAAATCTATGACAAATCTTCTGCGTAATCTCACGCCCCATCACACGAAACGTCGTATATTTCCCACCAGCAATAACATAAGTATCAGAGCTCGGTTGAAACACTCTATGCTCACGCGACGTCTTCCCACGATCGGCCCCAGAATTCGCATCGCGAACTAACGGTCTAATCCCAGCAAACGACCCAATGATATTTTCTTTATTCAAATTAAGATTTGGAAAGTAGACATTTAAGTTTTTAAGCAAGTACTGAATCTCTTCTTCAGTCGGCTTCACATGAAACAGATCATCTTTATTCGGAACTTCAGTCGTCCCAACTAAAACTTTCTCACCATGAGGAATAACAAAAATAACTCGATCACCGAATTCATCCTGAGGAGTCATAACAATCGGATGAGTTAAGGGAAGATCCTTAGCGCTAATCCAGATGTGCGATCCTTTTGAAGGAAGAAGCACGTCTTGCCAATTATAAAAGCTGTATTGCTTTAAAAACTGGTCTGTAAAAGGCCCAAGCGCATACACCACTTGATCAGCAACAATATTTGTTTCAACGCCTGTAAATTCATCTTTTAGCGTTAGCGTGTTTTTGTTATTAATTTTTCTTACGTTGACGACTTTCGTATGGTTAATGGCATACGCATGCGGCTCGATAAGAGCATCATAAATCACTTCTAGAGTAATTTTAGCATCGTCCATGATCCCATCATAATAAACACCAGCACCAGTCAATCCATTAGGATTCAGGCCAGGGATATCATGAAGCGTTTCATTCTTATTTTTTGTCGTGTACGGAGAGTTTTTAAAACTCGAAAGCAGGTCATATAAATATAAACCAACTCGAATCATCCAAAGCGGACGTTTCGCATCTTTATAAACGGGAAGATAAAAAGGAACTTCTTTTGCTAGGTGAGGAGTCAGCTTCAACCAAAGATTTTTCTCGTGAAGTGCTTCAAATACCAATGGGAAGTCAAAGTTTTCTAAATAACGAATTCCACCATGAAGCATCTTTGAACTTCTTTCACTTGTCTGAGAGGAAAAATCTCCGGCCTCAACTAAAAGAGTTTCAACGCCATTCATGACCAGGTCGCGGAAAATTCCGGCCCCGACAATTCCGCCACCGACGATGACAGTTTTATAATTCGTTTTTAGGTGTGTATCTGAGCTCAAGAGTTCTCCCTGCCGACAATGGCAAGTGTAGCGCTGCATGTGATTTGGTAAGCGTTCACGCGGGCGTGAGAGCGTTCAAATTGCAGAGGTGAGAGTTGGAATGTTAGACCAAGAAGGGCGTTCGCGTGTTGAGCGAAAGCTTTCTGCTTTAATTGGGCAGTCAGGTCTTCGTATAATAGGGCAAATGAATTGTGATAATCCTGAAAAACTTTTTCAGTTGAAATTTCTGAATTGTTGTTGAAATCAAATAATTCAGAATGTTCACGCTGTGATTTTTCAACGTACTGAAGTTTTTCTAATTCAGCTTCTTCGACAACTGCAAAAGTTGTCTGAACGCCAATATAGCTTTCAACGAAGTAACCAGGAATGGCCGCTGTTGTTGAAATGATAATATCTTTAATTGATGTATTTAAGTCAGTAAGTTTTAAACTCTCTGAACGGTTTTGTTTTAGGCTGTCTTTTTTTAGTAATCCCCTAGGATTTCCTTCGCCTGATTTTGAAGGATGAACTTCGTCAGATAAACCGACTTGAAGATCTAGATCAAAACGGCGCAGTTTGTGCGCGATAATGATGGCCGTGTATTCGCTGATCTGAGGAATGATCAGAGCGCCAAATTCCATGGCCTTTTGAGTATCTTTTTCATTTTGGTCGTTGATGATTCCGAACTCTCTTAGGATATCTAAAATGTTTTCAGCATCGTCTTGGTATTTTATGTTACGGGCGATAATCGTGTAGGGAGGATTTCCTCCACCTAAACTAACTTTTCCGTATGAGAAATTTTGAGCAAAGGATTTTACGTCTTCAAATTTTTCAGATGTATTCGTGTAAATTGGCTCGCTGGCCGTTGATGCACGGTTGTCATATCCAACGTCCATGTCATCGTCTAAAACATCATTTGAATGATCTTGGTGATCGTCTAATGAGTCTTCCAGCATGCTTTCTTCAGTGACTTCACCGAAAGAAACTTCTGCTAACTCTTCAAGAGGTTCAGACTCATCTGTTGATCCAAAAGGATTCTCACCAAAAGATGTTTTATCGTAAGAGACTTCTTCTGAATCAGATGATTCAAAAGTCACTTCATCAAGTGAACTAGGCTCAAAGCTAATTTCTTCTTCGTCTGTATTTTGAAATGTATCTTCTGATGGAAGGTCGGGAAGTGCTTCACTCGATTCGTCTAGTGCGTTGACATCGACGCCAGTTGAAGTGAGGTCTTTAGGCGGAGAAGAAAAGGTGTCGAATCTCGAGTCAAGATCGGAATCTTCCTGATGTAAAAACTCAGAAAGATCCTCAATTCTTGTCATATCGTTATTGTCGGCACCTTTTTTCTTCTTAGCCATTTTTTTTACCAATTAATTAAGCGTCTACTCCATGGCACTGCTTGTATTTCTTTCCAGATCCACAAGGGCAAGGATCATTTCTTCCAACTTTTGGATTTGATCTCTTGATGGCCTTAGCTTCTTCTTTTACCGTTTCAGCTTCTAGAGATCTTCTGTGTGCTTCAAGTTGAGCATCAAGTTCTTCCTGGTGTCTTCTTTGAAGCTCTTCGATCTCGGCCTTAGTATAAAGTCTAACAGTAAATAAGTTACTAACAATCGAATTCTTTACTTGGCCTTTCATAGCGTCGAATAGGATGAAAGATTCTTTTTTGTATTCAGTTAAAGGGTCTTTTTGAGCGTAAGCGCGCAGGTTAATCCCTTCTTTCGCATGGTCCATATTAAGTAAGTGATCCTTCCAATGCTGATCGAAAGCTGAAAGAAGAATCTCTCTTAGAGCGTATGTAACTTGTTCTGGCTCGTAAGAAGAGAATTTTTTCTCAAGGATTCCGTTAGCAGTGTTAGCGATATAACGCTCAATTTCTCCACCAGCAGACGCCACACAATCATTGTATGAAATTTCATAGTCAGTATTGAATGTTGTTTTGAATCCAGGTTTCATTTCTTCCCAGTTCCAAGTATCCGGAGAAGCTTTTTTATTTTCTGGACGGTAGTTTTCTAACCATTCCATTGCTACGTCTTCCGTCATCTCTTGAACGAAACCGTGGTTGTCAGCATCGTTTAAGATGTCGCGACGGATTTTGTAAATGATACGACGTTGCTCGTTCATAACGTTATCGTACTCAAGTAAATGCTTACGAATATCAAAGTTATGTGCTTCAACTTTCTTTTGAGCTTTAGCAATCGCGTTTGAAATCATTTTGTGTTCAATAGGCTCGTCTTCTTTCATACCAAGAGTATTCATAAGACCTGCGATTTTATCAGATCCGAAAATTCTCATTAAATCATCTTCAAGTGATAAGAAGAATTTCGAGTTCCCTGGATCTCCCTGACGACCAGAACGACCACGAAGCTGGTTATCGATACGGCGAGATTCATGGCGTTCAGTACCAAGAATATAAAGACCACCAGCTTTTTTAGTTTCTGGAGTTAACTTAATATCGGTACCACGACCGGCCATGTTTGTTGCGATTGTTACAGCACCTGGTTGACCAGCGTTTTTAATGATCTCAGCTTCACGCTCATGTTGTTTAGCGTTCAATACTTCATGTGGAATTCCTGCAGCTCTTAATTCATTTGAAAGAAGTTCTGAAGTCTCAATAGCGATTGTACCAACAAGAACCGGCTGTCCTTTAGCGTGAAGAGTTTTAATTAACTCAGCCACTGCTTTGTACTTAGCTGAACGGTTTTTGTAGATGATATCTGCTTCATCAACACGTGCCATTGGAAGGTTAGTAGGGATTACCACAACGTCTAGTTTGTAGATCGTCATGAATTCTTCTGCTTCTGTATCTGCTGTACCCGTCATACCTGAAAGCTTTTTATAAAGTTTGAAGTAGTTCTGGAAAGTGATTGAAGCAAGAGTCTGGTTTTCAGATTTAATTTTTACGCCTTCTTTAGCTTCAACCGATTGGTGAAGACCATCAGACCAACGTGAACCTTCTTTTAAACGTCCTGTGAACTCATCAACGATGATGATTTGTCCGTCGCGGTTAACATAGTCAACGTCAAGTTTGAAAAGGCTGTGAGCTTTCAATGCCTGGTTTAAATGGTGAAGCAGGTTAGAGTGCTCAACATTGTAAAGGTTGTCTAATTTTAGAAGTTCCTGAACTTTAACAACCCCTTCTTCAGTGAACATAGCAGAACGTGCTTTTTCATCTACTGTGAAGTGAACATCTTTTTTTAGTTGTGGGATAATATCGTTAGCAACGTAATAAAGAGAAGGATCCCCTTCAGACGGCCCAGAAATTAATAATGGAGTTCTCGCTTCATCGATTAGAATCGAGTCAACCTCATCGACGATACAAAAGTGGTGGTCTCTTTGAACATATTCTTCAAGAGAAAACTTCATGTTGTCACGAAGGTAGTCGAACGCGAATTCGTTGTTTGTTCCGTAAGTAATGTCGCATTTGTAAGCAACTTGGCGGTCTTCATCAGACATTTGTGAAAGGATAACCCCAACAGAAAGTCCAAGCCAGTTGTATAAAACTCCCATTTCATCAGCATCACGTTTTGCCAGGTAATCGTTTACCGTAACAACGTGAGCGCCTTTGCCTTCTAAAGCAACAAGGTAAAGAGGAAGCGTACCAGTTAAAGTCTTACCTTCACCGGTTTTCATTTCGGCGATACCACCGTTGTATAAAGCAGCTCCACCCATTAACTGAACGTCGAAGTGTCTCATTCCTAGAACGCGAGTTGAAGCTTCTCTGATTGTTGCGAAAGCTTCTGGAAGAAGGGACTCTACCGTTGCTCCAGCAGCAAGCTTGGCGCGCAGTTTCGGAGTCTGAGCTTTTAGCTCTTCGTCAGTCAATTTTTGCATTTGTGGTTCAAGTGCATTGATCACTTCTACGATTGGTCTTAGTTTCTTTAGGTCACGATCGTATTTCGTACCGAAAATAATTTGCAGTGGATTGAACATAAAAAAAGTCTCCTGAGTCAGATATAAAAATTGTCGTTAAAAATGTTAATTAAGTGTGTAGTAAAGTGGGTCAACGGGTGTGCCGTTGACACGAACCTCGTAGTGGACATGCGGCCCTGTCGAGTACCCTGTGTTCCCGATGGTTGCAATTCGATCGCCACGCACTACTTTTTGCCCGCGTTTAACGGTAACAGTAGAAGCATGACCGTAGATAGTTTCGACCCCGTATCCGTGGTCGATCTGAACGAAGTTACCAAATCCTGATTTCGCTCCGGCATAAGTAATAACTCCATCGGCAGGTGCCACGATAGAAGTTCCACTTGGTGCACCAACATCTATCCCTTCATGCATTTTAACTCTTCCAGCATACGGAGACATACGTGGCCCGTAGCTTGAAGTTAAATGTCCTGCAGTTGGCATAATTGTCGGAGTCGAACGTAGAAATGATTCTTTATCCAGTAAGTGCTGATCGAGTTGATGAACGCGCACTTCTATTTCTTTTAAATAATTGACGACAACGTCGTACTTGTAATCGAACTCAGCATACATGGGCGCCATACTTAAACTCTGACGAGTTAAGAACGACCATTCTTTTGAGTAAGTCACATCAGTATTGTCTACATATGCAGACGCAATTTTTTCTTCGTATGATTTTTTTGTTTCAACAAACTTTTTATCGTCTTCAAACTTTTCTAATTTTTCAGCAGTCTTTGTTGGAGTCTGTTTGAAAATCCTGATCATTGATCCAGGAGTGTAGTCGCGGTCAGGTTCTGCCAGAACATTGTTTGTGTTCGGACGGTTATTGAAAGATCCGGCATCAACAGTTGTTGGCTGAATCGCTTCAAGGCCTGTGATCGCACGAAGTTTTCTTTCAAACACGTTGATGCGTTCAAGATCTTCGGTGATCGAGTTGAGCTTCATCTGGAAAAGTTGAACTTGTTCTTTAAGCTGACGGTTTTCTACCAGAAGATGTTTGTTCTCATAAACCTGACTTAAAACATTCCAGTAGTCGTACGTTAGGATTCCTAAAAGGATTGAGAACGTAATAAAAAGAAAGACGATACTCTTAAAAACAAGGCGAGGGATCTTAATCGATCTTACGTCTTTGTTTTTCTCGGGAATAATCATCAGTGTATAATAGCGATCCAATGGAAACTCCATTTTTCTTTTTTGGTAAAAGCATCAAAAATTGCACTAGTAAATTGTAAATTTGAAGGGGAGTAAAAGCAATGGAAATATAGAGCGAACTCTTATATTAACCAATAAAAATGCTGCGCATTTTTTCGCTCTATTGAGCTATGACAAGAATTGCCGTGATGTTATCTTGACCACCATTTTCGTTGGCCTGATCAATGAGCGCATGAACGACTTTATCCGCGACTTCTTGAGTCGCAACACTTGGGTCAGGAATAAATTTATTGATGATATAAACGATATCTTCATCACTAACTTTCCCATGAAGCCCGTCTGAGCAGCAGAGAAAAATATCATTTTTGACCACTTTATACGTGAAGACATCCACGTCAACTTCATCTTCAAATCCCACAGTACGAACCAGCACGTTTTTCTGCGGGTCCATAGCGGCCTGTTCTCTAGTATACATTCCGTAATTAAGCTTTTCCTGCACCAAGGAATGGTCGCGTGAGAGCTGATAAATCATTTTGTTATTGATTAAATAGGCACGTGAGTCACCAACATTTCCGACGTAAATATTTTGCCCACGAAAGTAAAAGCTGACTATTGTAGTTCCCATTCCAACAAGCTCTGGATGGGTTTCTCCGAAATTTTTAATGGCGCGGTTAGACTCTTTAATGGAGCTGGTGATTAACATCTGAGGTTCCATTTCCAGATTCTGTGAAAGGTAATCCGGGTAGGCCTTAACTGCCATCTGCGAAGCGATATCTCCACCATTATGTCCACCCATTCCATCGGCAACGACAAATAGCTTTTTCTCAAGACTCAAAAAGTACGAGTCTTGATTAGTCTTTCTTTTTCGTCCGATATCGGTGTGGCCGGCGGCGATTAATCCCATCTGTGTAATTATTCCATTAAAGTTCGCATTGATTGATTAAATCTATTGTCATTGTGGCCCCGATTTTTGTCAAATTCATTTTTAAAACACCGGAGTGTTTTGCTCAGTCTATATTGGTTAGGTAATTTTTTGAACTTATGTCATAATTAAAATGACTTAACAAAAGACCAAATTAGAAAGTTTTGATGGGGGGACTAATGTCGAAATTAGATATCAATAAGTTCATGGATGATAACTATAGAGTTTCAGATTTCTCGCATTTACATTGGACAGGTACATTTCAAGAGTACTTGGATCTGGTAACTGCGAATCCAAAAATTACTAGAAATGCATTCCAACGTGTACACGATATGATCATGTCATATGGTTCTACAAATTACTCTGAATACAAAAAAGATGTTCTTAGATATCACTTCTTTGATGATCCAATTCAAAACGGAAAAGACGCTGTTTTTGGTATTGATGTTCACTTAATGAAGCTTGTTAACTTCTTTAAGTCAGCAGCAGCTGGATACGGAACAGAAAAACGCGTTCTACTATTGCACGGGCCAGTAGGATCAGCGAAATCTTCAATTTCTCGAATGATTAAAAAAGGTATTGAGCACTACTCACGCACTGATGCTGGAGCTCTTTATACATTTGAATGGTTTGATGAAACAGAATCTGAAATCTTAGGTGGAGCGAAAATCTTCCCATCACCTATGCATGAAGAGCCGCTAAAACTTCTTCCAGTTGAAGTAAGAAAGCAATTCTTAGATGAAATCAATAAAGGTAGAAAAGACGGACACAAAGTAAATATTAAAGCTGAAGTTTGTCCGGCAGATCGTTATATTCTTGGAGCTTATTTAAAGAAATATAATGGTGACTGGAAAAAAGTTTTAAATCACGTACGTGTTAAGCGTCTTCTGCTGTCGGAAAAAGACAGAATAGGGATTGGTACGTTCCAGCCAAAAGATGAGAAGAACCAGGATTCAACTGAATTAACTGGGGATATCAACTATAGAAAAATCGCTCAGTACGGATCGGATTCAGATCCACGTGCATTTAACTTCGACGGAGAGTTTAACATCGCTAACCGCGGTATCGTTGAATTTATCGAGATGTTAAAACTTGACGTTGCCTTCTTATATGACCTTTTAGGGGCATCTCAAGAGCAGTCAATTAAGCCAAAGAAATTCTCTCAAACTGATATTGATGAAGTTATTTTAGGCCATACAAACGAGCCGGAATTTAGAAAACTTCAATCGAATGAGTTCATGGAAGCTCTAAGAGATAGAACTGTAAAGATCGACGTTCCGTACATCACGAGACTTGATCAGGAAGTAAAAATCTATCAAAAAGACTTCAACGCTGAAAAGATCCCTCATATCCATATTGCTCCTCATACAATTGAGATGGCAGCGACGTGGTCGATCCTTACACGCCTTGAAGAACCAAAGAAGTCTGACTTAACAAAACTTCAAAAACTTAAACTTTATAACGGAAAAACTCTTCCTGGTTACAATGAAGACAACGTTAAAGAATTAAGAAAAGAAGCAATCAGAGAAGGTTTAGAAGGTATTTCTCCTCGTTATATCCAGGATAAACTTTCAAATGCTCTGGTAAAAAACGGACATGTTGGATGTCTTAACCCATTCATGGTTTTCAATGAACTTGAATCAGGACTTAAGCACCACGGTTTAATTAACTCTTCTGAGCAATTAGATCACTATAAAGAGATGCTAGCGATGGCACGTCAAGAGTATGAAGATACTGTTAAAAATGACGTACAAAAAGCGATCTCTGTAGATGAGTCAGCTATTCAAACTCTTTGTGCAAACTATATCGACAACGTTAAAGCTTACACACAAAAAGAGAAAATCAGAAATAAGTACTCTAATAAGTTAGAAGACGCTGATGAGAGATTCATGAGATCAATCGAAGAAAAAATCGATATCCCTGAGTCACGTAAAGATGATTTCAGAAGAGAAATCATGAACTATATCGGAGCTCTTGCAATTGAAGGGAAAGTTTTCGATTACAAAATGAATGAACGCCTACACAGGGCCCTTGAACTGAAGCTTTTTGAAGACCAAAAAGACTCAATCAAGTTAACAACAATCATCTCTAAAGTTGTCGATAAAGAAACTCAAGAGAAGATCGATGTTGTTAAGTCTCGTCTGATCAAAAATCATGGATACTGTGAAATTTGTGCAACTGATGCATTGAATTTCGTAGCTTCGATTTTTGCTAAAGGCGACTCAGCTAAGTCATAGGTTTAATTTTTTTAAGGGATAATAGATGGATCATCCAATAAAAAGAGACCATGCCAGATTTAGAAAAATTGTTAAGGGAAGAATCCGCGACAATTTAAGAAAATATGTTTCAAAAGGTGAAATGCCGGC contains:
- a CDS encoding PrkA family serine protein kinase; amino-acid sequence: MSKLDINKFMDDNYRVSDFSHLHWTGTFQEYLDLVTANPKITRNAFQRVHDMIMSYGSTNYSEYKKDVLRYHFFDDPIQNGKDAVFGIDVHLMKLVNFFKSAAAGYGTEKRVLLLHGPVGSAKSSISRMIKKGIEHYSRTDAGALYTFEWFDETESEILGGAKIFPSPMHEEPLKLLPVEVRKQFLDEINKGRKDGHKVNIKAEVCPADRYILGAYLKKYNGDWKKVLNHVRVKRLLLSEKDRIGIGTFQPKDEKNQDSTELTGDINYRKIAQYGSDSDPRAFNFDGEFNIANRGIVEFIEMLKLDVAFLYDLLGASQEQSIKPKKFSQTDIDEVILGHTNEPEFRKLQSNEFMEALRDRTVKIDVPYITRLDQEVKIYQKDFNAEKIPHIHIAPHTIEMAATWSILTRLEEPKKSDLTKLQKLKLYNGKTLPGYNEDNVKELRKEAIREGLEGISPRYIQDKLSNALVKNGHVGCLNPFMVFNELESGLKHHGLINSSEQLDHYKEMLAMARQEYEDTVKNDVQKAISVDESAIQTLCANYIDNVKAYTQKEKIRNKYSNKLEDADERFMRSIEEKIDIPESRKDDFRREIMNYIGALAIEGKVFDYKMNERLHRALELKLFEDQKDSIKLTTIISKVVDKETQEKIDVVKSRLIKNHGYCEICATDALNFVASIFAKGDSAKS
- a CDS encoding M23 family metallopeptidase, whose protein sequence is MEFPLDRYYTLMIIPEKNKDVRSIKIPRLVFKSIVFLFITFSILLGILTYDYWNVLSQVYENKHLLVENRQLKEQVQLFQMKLNSITEDLERINVFERKLRAITGLEAIQPTTVDAGSFNNRPNTNNVLAEPDRDYTPGSMIRIFKQTPTKTAEKLEKFEDDKKFVETKKSYEEKIASAYVDNTDVTYSKEWSFLTRQSLSMAPMYAEFDYKYDVVVNYLKEIEVRVHQLDQHLLDKESFLRSTPTIMPTAGHLTSSYGPRMSPYAGRVKMHEGIDVGAPSGTSIVAPADGVITYAGAKSGFGNFVQIDHGYGVETIYGHASTVTVKRGQKVVRGDRIATIGNTGYSTGPHVHYEVRVNGTPVDPLYYTLN
- a CDS encoding Stp1/IreP family PP2C-type Ser/Thr phosphatase, which encodes MGLIAAGHTDIGRKRKTNQDSYFLSLEKKLFVVADGMGGHNGGDIASQMAVKAYPDYLSQNLEMEPQMLITSSIKESNRAIKNFGETHPELVGMGTTIVSFYFRGQNIYVGNVGDSRAYLINNKMIYQLSRDHSLVQEKLNYGMYTREQAAMDPQKNVLVRTVGFEDEVDVDVFTYKVVKNDIFLCCSDGLHGKVSDEDIVYIINKFIPDPSVATQEVADKVVHALIDQANENGGQDNITAILVIAQ
- a CDS encoding glycerol-3-phosphate dehydrogenase/oxidase, producing the protein MSSDTHLKTNYKTVIVGGGIVGAGIFRDLVMNGVETLLVEAGDFSSQTSERSSKMLHGGIRYLENFDFPLVFEALHEKNLWLKLTPHLAKEVPFYLPVYKDAKRPLWMIRVGLYLYDLLSSFKNSPYTTKNKNETLHDIPGLNPNGLTGAGVYYDGIMDDAKITLEVIYDALIEPHAYAINHTKVVNVRKINNKNTLTLKDEFTGVETNIVADQVVYALGPFTDQFLKQYSFYNWQDVLLPSKGSHIWISAKDLPLTHPIVMTPQDEFGDRVIFVIPHGEKVLVGTTEVPNKDDLFHVKPTEEEIQYLLKNLNVYFPNLNLNKENIIGSFAGIRPLVRDANSGADRGKTSREHRVFQPSSDTYVIAGGKYTTFRVMGREITQKICHRFGLSFNRDKTETPLRRPSVVAPFEWKLPTEEDLIQICKTEMPKTFEDLVVRRLSVPTRRIWAEKTSKSFDEYFELHLHSLIKYIKITNQDIRNFK
- the secA gene encoding preprotein translocase subunit SecA, with the protein product MFNPLQIIFGTKYDRDLKKLRPIVEVINALEPQMQKLTDEELKAQTPKLRAKLAAGATVESLLPEAFATIREASTRVLGMRHFDVQLMGGAALYNGGIAEMKTGEGKTLTGTLPLYLVALEGKGAHVVTVNDYLAKRDADEMGVLYNWLGLSVGVILSQMSDEDRQVAYKCDITYGTNNEFAFDYLRDNMKFSLEEYVQRDHHFCIVDEVDSILIDEARTPLLISGPSEGDPSLYYVANDIIPQLKKDVHFTVDEKARSAMFTEEGVVKVQELLKLDNLYNVEHSNLLHHLNQALKAHSLFKLDVDYVNRDGQIIIVDEFTGRLKEGSRWSDGLHQSVEAKEGVKIKSENQTLASITFQNYFKLYKKLSGMTGTADTEAEEFMTIYKLDVVVIPTNLPMARVDEADIIYKNRSAKYKAVAELIKTLHAKGQPVLVGTIAIETSELLSNELRAAGIPHEVLNAKQHEREAEIIKNAGQPGAVTIATNMAGRGTDIKLTPETKKAGGLYILGTERHESRRIDNQLRGRSGRQGDPGNSKFFLSLEDDLMRIFGSDKIAGLMNTLGMKEDEPIEHKMISNAIAKAQKKVEAHNFDIRKHLLEYDNVMNEQRRIIYKIRRDILNDADNHGFVQEMTEDVAMEWLENYRPENKKASPDTWNWEEMKPGFKTTFNTDYEISYNDCVASAGGEIERYIANTANGILEKKFSSYEPEQVTYALREILLSAFDQHWKDHLLNMDHAKEGINLRAYAQKDPLTEYKKESFILFDAMKGQVKNSIVSNLFTVRLYTKAEIEELQRRHQEELDAQLEAHRRSLEAETVKEEAKAIKRSNPKVGRNDPCPCGSGKKYKQCHGVDA